A portion of the Acidisarcina polymorpha genome contains these proteins:
- a CDS encoding LysR family transcriptional regulator, with protein MELRHLRYFKAVAENGGFARAARLLNVSQSAISEQIGDLEFELGVTLFDRTNRRVRLTEHGEQFLEDALSVLASAEKAVANIKKALRGEIGTLTVGFFVGGTGTFFPAIIKEFRNRFPDVQVSLAEMAPGMQHRALQSGAIDIGFTRPVQPSDATTLRSEYFLTEPMYAVLLKNHPLAKKRTLLIRELADERFVLNERKYSPAAFDKVITLCGEAGFSPRIGATATVGSGVIALVEAGEGVAVLPQGSKVLISDELVFIPLGDRTAYIDLVIAWAPEHESPILQAFLELARKRRKASAIASL; from the coding sequence GTGGAGTTAAGACATTTACGCTATTTTAAAGCGGTCGCGGAAAATGGAGGGTTCGCCCGTGCAGCGCGGCTGCTCAACGTCTCGCAGTCTGCAATTAGCGAACAAATTGGAGATCTGGAGTTTGAATTAGGCGTCACTCTCTTTGATCGGACAAACCGACGTGTTCGACTGACAGAGCACGGCGAGCAGTTTCTGGAAGATGCCCTCAGCGTCCTTGCCTCCGCCGAGAAAGCGGTTGCCAACATCAAGAAGGCGCTCCGCGGCGAGATTGGCACCTTGACGGTAGGATTTTTCGTCGGCGGTACCGGTACCTTCTTCCCCGCCATCATCAAGGAGTTCAGGAACCGCTTTCCCGACGTGCAAGTTTCCCTTGCCGAAATGGCGCCAGGCATGCAGCACCGTGCTCTTCAATCCGGAGCGATCGATATTGGTTTCACCCGACCGGTACAGCCCTCGGACGCAACCACGCTGAGGTCCGAGTACTTCTTGACCGAGCCGATGTACGCGGTGCTGCTGAAGAACCATCCGCTCGCCAAGAAGCGGACCCTTCTCATCCGCGAACTTGCCGATGAACGATTTGTGCTGAACGAGCGGAAGTACTCGCCCGCGGCATTCGACAAGGTGATTACCCTCTGCGGAGAGGCGGGCTTTTCTCCTCGGATCGGCGCCACCGCGACGGTCGGCTCAGGCGTCATCGCCTTGGTCGAAGCCGGTGAGGGGGTTGCAGTCCTGCCGCAAGGATCCAAGGTCCTGATCAGCGATGAATTGGTCTTTATCCCGCTCGGCGATCGAACCGCTTACATCGACCTGGTGATTGCCTGGGCTCCGGAGCACGAAAGTCCCATCCTCCAAGCATTCCTCGAACTCGCCAGAAAAAGGCGAAAAGCATCGGCCATAGCGTCGCTATAG